In Ailuropoda melanoleuca isolate Jingjing chromosome 7, ASM200744v2, whole genome shotgun sequence, one genomic interval encodes:
- the URAD gene encoding putative 2-oxo-4-hydroxy-4-carboxy-5-ureidoimidazoline decarboxylase, whose product MDIEKVNSMDFGEFVDVFGNVIERCPLIAAAVWSQRPFSDLEDLEKHFFAFIDALPQSGQEGILRCHPDLAGREMQRGKLSAESQREQRGAGLTSLDADERLRLAELNAQYRARFGFPFVLAARLSDRAAVPRELARRLHCPPAQELRTALGEVKKIGHLRLADLLGADQARA is encoded by the exons ATGGACATTGAGAAGGTCAACTCCATGGACTTCGGAGAATTTGTGGATGTATTTGGGAACGTCATTGAGAGATGTCCTCTGATCGCAGCTGCTGTTTGGTCCCAGCGCCCATTCTCTGACTTGGAAGATTTAGAGAAGCACTTTTTTGCCTTTATTGATGCCCTTCCACAGTCAG GCCAGGAGGGCATCCTGCGCTGCCACCCGGACCTGGCGGGCCGCGAGATGCAGCGGGGCAAGCTCAGCGCCGAGTCGCAGCGGGAGCAGAGAGGCGCGGGCCTGACGAGCCTGGACGCGGACGAGCGGCTCCGGCTGGCGGAGCTCAACGCGCAGTACCGCGCGCGCTTCGGCTTCCCCTTCGTGCTCGCCGCGCGTCTGAGCGACCGGGCGGCCGTGCCGCGGGAGCTGGCGCGCCGGCTGCACTGCCCGCCCGCGCAGGAGCTGCGCACCGCCCTGGGCGAGGTGAAGAAGATCGGCCACCTGCGTCTCGCCGACCTCCTGGGCGCCGACCAAGCCAGAGCGTAG